One Mucilaginibacter ginkgonis genomic region harbors:
- a CDS encoding DUF3127 domain-containing protein has product MDIKGKVHEVSPTQQVTETLKKRELILEYIENPQYPEYLKFEAIQDRCNLLDNVQVGDNVDVSFNLKGRPWTDKTGKKTYFNSLQLWKINKIDGGAAGSSAPEYAPPVDLTSSADDDDLPF; this is encoded by the coding sequence ATGGATATTAAAGGCAAAGTACACGAAGTGTCGCCAACCCAACAGGTTACAGAGACCCTTAAGAAAAGAGAACTGATCTTAGAATATATAGAAAATCCTCAATACCCTGAGTATCTGAAATTTGAGGCGATACAAGACCGTTGCAATTTGCTTGATAATGTTCAGGTGGGTGATAACGTTGATGTGTCTTTTAACTTAAAAGGCCGCCCATGGACAGATAAAACCGGCAAAAAAACGTACTTTAACTCTTTGCAGTTATGGAAGATCAATAAAATTGACGGTGGCGCTGCAGGTTCATCTGCTCCGGAATATGCTCCGCCTGTAGATTTAACCTCATCTGCAGATGACGACGATCTGCCGTTTTAA
- a CDS encoding sensor histidine kinase, protein MKKKSIVLIIGLMGFALLGVLFMQLYFLRQAYSLQVDLFDHSVKEALNTVVNKVARVDAINFLNEKARANDERDMRQRNYNLMVRSIHSSTLGNKTVISDSSALRKKNTAHQRHIALLRDSLKHIILSNKLDDEIYTLAQEGSVNYKINVSEFIDEYGIVHRRMMPEIISPLHAMQKRHIKLSKFDTIRYQYIDPQFGPQTMIIPQINPEWARLQMRKEKERQIRQVKKILATDSLANLPRSQKPQQQPSVIQNLAMEYQRAGKPLEKRIDSVWIDSVLRLELQNKGITLPFSYEVSTANNDSLIFSRALDTGSKPSFLAANTYEMPIFGKEVVSDPGKIRITFPQKSSFLLSRMTYSMATSGALMLVLILCFGYTIFSILKQKKISEMKTDFINNMTHEFKTPVSTIMIASEALKDVEIAEDRTRVAKLAGIIYEENARLGSHIERVLNIARIEKNDFKLDVKPVDVNEMVAAVLDSMELKLQKYNAQTTMHLEADDSIIMADELHFSNVLYNLIDNALKYSDKDPKITISTLNADGQIVVCVADEGIGMSRDQQTKIFEQFYRVPTGNLHDVKGFGLGLSYVNTIVKRLNGSIGVRSEKDKGSEFELKFALA, encoded by the coding sequence ATGAAGAAGAAAAGCATTGTTTTAATTATAGGACTCATGGGCTTCGCGCTGTTAGGCGTGCTGTTTATGCAGCTGTACTTTCTGCGCCAGGCTTATTCCCTGCAGGTAGACTTGTTTGACCATTCTGTAAAAGAAGCACTTAACACAGTTGTAAACAAAGTTGCCCGCGTTGATGCTATAAACTTTTTAAACGAAAAAGCCCGTGCCAATGATGAGCGGGATATGCGCCAGCGCAATTATAATTTGATGGTGCGCAGTATACACAGCAGTACGTTAGGCAACAAAACCGTTATCTCAGATAGTTCTGCTTTGCGCAAAAAAAACACCGCGCATCAGCGGCACATCGCTTTGCTTCGCGATAGTTTAAAGCACATTATTTTAAGTAATAAGCTGGACGACGAAATCTACACTTTAGCACAGGAGGGTTCTGTAAACTATAAGATAAACGTCTCTGAATTTATAGATGAGTACGGCATAGTACATCGGCGGATGATGCCCGAAATCATTTCGCCGCTGCATGCCATGCAGAAGCGTCATATCAAGCTTTCTAAATTCGATACGATACGTTATCAATATATAGACCCGCAGTTTGGCCCGCAAACTATGATCATACCGCAAATTAACCCCGAGTGGGCCCGTTTGCAAATGCGTAAAGAAAAGGAGCGGCAAATTCGTCAGGTAAAAAAAATACTAGCGACAGACTCATTAGCCAACCTGCCAAGATCACAAAAGCCGCAGCAGCAGCCAAGTGTTATACAAAATCTGGCTATGGAATACCAGCGCGCAGGTAAACCGCTTGAGAAACGTATCGACTCTGTTTGGATAGATTCTGTCTTACGCCTGGAACTGCAAAATAAGGGTATAACTCTGCCTTTCAGTTACGAAGTAAGCACGGCTAATAATGATTCGCTGATATTTTCCCGCGCGCTTGACACCGGCAGCAAGCCTTCTTTCCTGGCGGCAAATACCTATGAGATGCCAATTTTTGGTAAGGAAGTAGTAAGTGACCCGGGTAAAATCAGGATCACGTTTCCTCAAAAAAGTTCTTTCTTACTTAGCCGCATGACTTACAGCATGGCTACAAGCGGGGCATTGATGCTGGTGCTAATATTGTGCTTTGGTTATACCATCTTCTCTATATTAAAACAGAAGAAGATATCAGAGATGAAGACAGATTTCATCAACAACATGACCCACGAGTTTAAAACGCCTGTATCCACAATCATGATAGCCAGCGAAGCGCTAAAAGATGTGGAAATTGCCGAAGACAGGACGAGGGTGGCCAAACTTGCCGGCATCATTTATGAAGAAAACGCGCGCCTTGGCAGCCATATAGAACGCGTGCTGAATATTGCCCGTATAGAAAAGAACGACTTTAAACTGGATGTTAAACCGGTTGATGTGAACGAGATGGTGGCTGCCGTGCTTGATAGCATGGAGCTGAAGTTGCAAAAGTACAATGCTCAGACAACAATGCACTTAGAAGCTGACGACAGCATTATTATGGCCGATGAACTGCATTTCTCAAACGTGTTATACAACCTCATAGACAATGCGTTAAAATACAGTGACAAGGATCCGAAGATTACCATAAGCACGTTGAATGCCGATGGCCAGATTGTGGTTTGTGTAGCAGATGAAGGCATTGGCATGAGCCGCGACCAGCAGACCAAGATCTTTGAGCAGTTTTACCGCGTGCCTACCGGCAACTTGCATGACGTGAAAGGATTCGGTTTGGGGCTTAGTTATGTGAACACCATTGTTAAGCGATTGAACGGCAGCATCGGGGTACGGTCTGAAAAAGATAAAGGGTCTGAGTTTGAATTAAAATTTGCGCTTGCTTAA
- a CDS encoding response regulator transcription factor, with translation MKKILLVEDDPNLGLLLQDYLQLKGKFDVVLSKDGDEGLREFTKSSYDLLILDVMMPKKDGFTLGKEIRKINADVPIIFATAKGMIEDKTQAFGLGGDDYITKPFRIEELLLRINALLKRASSPDKKDVQQQSQFDIGKYHFDFTQQLITNNGNQQKLSTKEAELLRLLCLHKNEVLTREEALLNIWHDDNYFNGRSMDVFLSKLRKFLKEDPAVEIINVHGRGYKLLVN, from the coding sequence ATGAAGAAAATACTACTGGTGGAGGATGATCCTAATCTGGGTTTGCTGTTACAGGATTACCTGCAGTTAAAAGGCAAGTTCGACGTGGTACTAAGCAAAGACGGCGATGAGGGTCTGCGTGAGTTTACTAAATCAAGCTATGATCTGTTGATCCTCGACGTAATGATGCCCAAAAAAGATGGCTTCACTTTAGGCAAAGAAATACGCAAAATAAACGCTGATGTGCCTATCATATTCGCGACAGCGAAAGGCATGATAGAAGATAAAACCCAGGCTTTTGGCTTAGGGGGCGACGATTACATCACCAAACCCTTTCGCATAGAGGAATTGCTGTTACGCATAAACGCGCTGCTGAAACGCGCTTCGTCGCCTGACAAAAAGGATGTACAACAGCAGTCACAATTCGACATCGGTAAATATCATTTCGACTTTACGCAGCAGTTAATTACCAATAACGGCAATCAGCAAAAGCTTTCCACCAAAGAAGCAGAATTGCTGCGTTTGTTATGCCTGCATAAAAACGAGGTGCTCACCCGCGAAGAAGCTTTATTGAACATCTGGCACGATGATAACTATTTTAACGGTCGCAGTATGGACGTATTTCTGAGTAAACTACGCAAGTTTCTTAAAGAAGACCCGGCTGTTGAGATCATCAACGTGCATGGCCGGGGCTACAAACTTCTGGTAAACTAA
- a CDS encoding zinc-dependent metalloprotease codes for MKHYLPLTALAILSFSATGYSQNRGGGGEGGPRTTENRPPASIGSFTQNFKKYDGFFNFYYDEKSGKVYLEIDKFGTDFLYFRSLVDGVGNGGPERGQASSVITRFTRVGPKIFLEQPISNYRAVNGNEDEKKAVENAFAKSILWGFTPAAVDGDKVLVDFTPFLVRDASGIGATIGTGRGNLGSAIAAGNRGGGGAAGGGYRLDDSRSAIYIDNTKNFPKNSEFEAVLTFTGGSAGGGFGRGGGVAADPTAVTFRMHQALIQLPDDKFKKRKFDPRSGFNQFSYYDFSAPITEPILKRFTARHRLEKKTPGAAMSEPVEPIVYYIDRGAPEPIKSALIEGGSWWNQAFEAAGYKNAFIVKELPKDADPMDMRYNVVNWVNRSGSPERAFSYGSSYIDPRTGEILKGVVTLGSDRHRQDYLIAEGLLQPYADGKPVSKAMEQMALARIRQLSAHEIGHTLGLYHNFTSSTHDRASVMDYPFPRFSMKADGTIDVSNAYAKGIGTWDKRAITWGYSDFPKGSDENAALDKIMKETLAQGHIFIPDIGGGVHPLSHQWDDGVNSVDQLTKLMTIRRHILDNFSEKAIREDAPMATLEEVLVPMYLLHRYQIEAVANSIGGLYFTHALKNDGETVTKMVEPAEQWRAIDGLIATISPDALALPEALIAKIPPRPVGYPSTVETFGGHTGVTFDPIGAAETATNATLGYLLDANRAARLIEFQSRNGEQPGFMPMVDKLLAATWKAPLEPGYKGELHILANNLTLKYLLQLAANTRAGENVRGEALLKIAELAEWMGGKASTSSPKQKAAMYFALSQIDEFKKNPDKFQPADALDMPPGAPIGMPSNEFEW; via the coding sequence TTTAACTTTTATTATGACGAGAAGAGCGGTAAGGTTTACCTGGAAATAGATAAGTTTGGTACAGACTTTTTGTATTTCCGGTCGTTGGTTGATGGTGTGGGCAACGGCGGACCTGAACGCGGACAGGCTTCATCTGTCATCACTCGTTTCACACGCGTGGGCCCGAAGATATTTCTGGAGCAGCCCATAAGCAATTACCGCGCAGTTAATGGCAATGAGGATGAAAAGAAGGCCGTAGAAAACGCTTTTGCCAAATCTATTCTCTGGGGCTTTACCCCTGCGGCGGTTGACGGCGATAAGGTTTTGGTAGATTTCACACCATTCCTGGTTCGCGATGCAAGCGGCATAGGTGCAACTATCGGTACCGGGCGTGGTAACCTGGGTAGCGCGATCGCGGCGGGTAACAGAGGCGGAGGCGGTGCCGCAGGTGGAGGTTACCGTTTAGACGACAGCCGGTCTGCCATTTACATCGACAATACAAAAAACTTCCCCAAAAACAGCGAGTTCGAGGCGGTGCTTACCTTTACGGGCGGTAGTGCCGGCGGTGGTTTTGGGCGCGGAGGAGGTGTAGCCGCCGACCCTACAGCGGTTACCTTCCGTATGCACCAGGCACTTATACAACTACCTGATGATAAGTTTAAGAAACGCAAGTTTGACCCGCGAAGCGGCTTTAACCAGTTTAGTTATTATGATTTTTCTGCTCCCATTACCGAGCCGATCCTTAAACGATTTACTGCACGCCACCGGTTAGAAAAAAAGACCCCCGGCGCGGCAATGAGCGAACCTGTTGAACCGATAGTATACTATATTGACCGTGGAGCGCCTGAACCTATCAAATCTGCTTTAATTGAGGGTGGGTCGTGGTGGAACCAGGCGTTCGAAGCGGCCGGTTACAAAAACGCGTTCATCGTTAAGGAACTACCTAAAGATGCAGACCCGATGGATATGCGCTACAATGTGGTGAACTGGGTTAACCGCTCGGGTAGTCCGGAGAGGGCATTCTCTTACGGCTCGTCATACATAGACCCGCGTACCGGAGAAATACTAAAAGGTGTAGTGACCCTTGGCTCTGACCGTCACCGCCAGGATTACCTGATAGCCGAAGGCTTACTGCAGCCATATGCCGATGGTAAGCCGGTTTCGAAAGCGATGGAGCAAATGGCGCTGGCGCGCATCCGCCAGTTATCAGCGCATGAGATAGGCCATACACTTGGCCTATACCACAACTTCACCAGCAGCACACATGACCGTGCGTCTGTAATGGATTACCCGTTCCCGCGCTTTAGCATGAAAGCAGATGGCACAATAGATGTCTCGAACGCTTATGCGAAAGGCATTGGCACTTGGGATAAGCGAGCGATAACCTGGGGCTATTCTGATTTTCCAAAAGGATCTGATGAAAATGCCGCGCTTGACAAGATCATGAAGGAAACGCTGGCACAAGGACACATCTTTATACCGGATATCGGCGGCGGCGTTCATCCGCTATCGCACCAGTGGGATGATGGCGTAAACTCCGTTGATCAGCTGACTAAATTGATGACCATCCGTCGTCACATCTTAGATAATTTCTCAGAGAAGGCCATCCGCGAAGATGCGCCCATGGCAACCCTCGAAGAAGTATTGGTACCGATGTACCTGCTGCACCGTTACCAAATAGAAGCGGTAGCTAACTCCATTGGCGGACTGTATTTTACACATGCGCTAAAAAACGATGGCGAAACCGTTACAAAAATGGTAGAGCCGGCTGAACAATGGCGCGCTATCGACGGACTTATCGCTACAATAAGCCCAGATGCCTTGGCTTTACCAGAGGCTTTGATCGCTAAGATTCCGCCGCGCCCTGTAGGCTACCCATCTACCGTTGAAACTTTTGGCGGCCATACAGGGGTAACCTTCGATCCTATTGGTGCCGCCGAAACCGCAACCAACGCGACTTTAGGCTACCTGCTCGACGCCAATCGCGCGGCAAGATTAATAGAATTTCAGTCGCGCAACGGCGAGCAGCCGGGCTTTATGCCAATGGTAGATAAATTATTAGCTGCCACCTGGAAGGCACCGCTTGAACCGGGTTACAAAGGCGAACTACACATTTTGGCGAATAACCTTACGTTAAAATATCTGCTGCAATTGGCGGCAAACACCCGTGCAGGTGAAAACGTACGTGGTGAAGCGTTGCTTAAAATAGCCGAGCTAGCCGAATGGATGGGTGGCAAAGCATCAACATCATCACCTAAGCAAAAAGCTGCAATGTACTTTGCACTGTCGCAAATAGATGAGTTTAAAAAGAACCCTGACAAATTTCAGCCTGCCGATGCTTTAGACATGCCGCCGGGTGCACCTATCGGTATGCCGAGCAACGAATTTGAATGGTAG